TTGTATAGACATGATATAGATGTGACGTTTGATCAAGAAAGTAACCAAAGCATCGCTCTAGACAATGGAAAAGAAATAGGTGAGTGCGATTATCAGATTACTGATGACGTTTGGAATATTTACCACACAGGCGTATCCTCAGCTTATCAAGGCAAAGGAATAGCTAAGCGTTTGGTATATAAAGTATTGGAAGAAGCTGAGCGTAACAATGCGAAAGTTACAGCGACGTGTTCATATGCAAGGAAAATACTAAATATATGAAAAAAGAGAAAATAAACACAAAATACAGTACATATGTTATTATTAGAAGAGAAGTATCGAAAAAATGTTACAGTTTTGATAGATTTAACAAATATATTATTTTTTTTGTAATATACTATTATTATATTATTATTGTAGGTAATTTTAGGGAGGATTATTTTTTTTTAATGCTTTTTTTCAGAAAAAATTGTTGATGTAGTGATAGTGCTCTGCTATAATAGCAGATACCACTAACCCAACTTTGTTTTTTTGGAAAGAGTAACCAAGTGGAGGCGTTATTATGAGAGCAGATGTTAGAAGAGAAATACCGTACTCGATAGAAGATTTGTATGAATTGATATATGGTGATCAAGAGGATGAAGAGTACAGTTGCTTTATTGATAGAAGAGATGTAAATGGTAGGACAGTAACACGTAGTAGAGCAAGACATAATGAGTTGGGTGAGCTGGTTAAGGTGTGATAGTGTTAATGTGTATTAAATATTTTTGTGAAGTTAGTATTTGACTGGCAGGACGAAGGTTCTTGCCAGTTTTTTTATTATAAAACATGGGGATTGTTAGGGGAAAAGTATGGGAAAAGTATGTAGACCGTTTTATTTGTTTAATGATTATCTTCCACCTTCTAAGCCGGCTGTAGAGGACGTACAGTGGAAAATACTGGGATATTATGACGACATGTTGGTGGGTGAAAATCTTTTTGAAAACATGGAAGGCGCTTTAGATTTTGAAAAATTATGGCATGCACAGAGATCTCAAAGCGAGGAGCTGTGCGGAAGCTATTCCATACAAACGGTGTTTGGATTTAGAGATGACGATGATACAAAACAGAGGGATGCTATTTTCTGGAAGGATAGTGAAACTGCAGATTATCCATTCCTGTTTTTTTCCATGCTTCAAATAGACAAGGACATTTGCTCCAAGGAATCACTAAAAAGGGCTGCGGCATTAGAGGACAGTGTCGAAAATACAGATGTTAAGGCTATAACGTATTTTAGCATTGACTATAGTGATATTATACTTGTTCTCAAATGCAAAAAATATGAAGATGGAGCCAAGATAATAGAAGATATTCATTTAGGAAAAGCTGGGCTTAGAGTGAGCTATGGCTATTCTTTTGCTTCAATCAATATGAAAATGATCAATAAAGGTAAATGTAGAAAGGAGCTTGGAATAGCAAGAAATATACAGATATATATTATTGCGCTAGAACTAGAATTGGCTGATGTTGTTTATAACCATATGCTTGAGGAGATAAAAGAAAAAGGTGGCGAAGAATATATTG
The sequence above is a segment of the Butyrivibrio proteoclasticus B316 genome. Coding sequences within it:
- a CDS encoding GNAT family N-acetyltransferase — translated: MHRTYENDDIVVFWNSDKCFHARRCVNGSPKTFCPGQKPWINLNNAETKEIWQAISQCPSGALTCLYRHDIDVTFDQESNQSIALDNGKEIGECDYQITDDVWNIYHTGVSSAYQGKGIAKRLVYKVLEEAERNNAKVTATCSYARKILNI